The Methanobacterium sp. BAmetb5 genome includes a region encoding these proteins:
- a CDS encoding AEC family transporter, with the protein MNSYETILAIVVMIIIGYICRRFDFLKAEDTQTLNKIVVNIAIPALIFLAMYQADLSHMKTFGTITLTCITMGLISGIIAYIFTYFQGYSTKTRWGVVAASTLFNSGFLGYPVTLGVFGTAGLVRAVFYDVGSTILFISFGIFFLVMYGGRYQDILKRSVLFPPLLAVILGIVANLLHAPLGSVIPSVLGYLSGAAIPLIMLSLGLSLEFRGIKEYFGVASFVSLLKLVISPLIAVLVVGLVGLTGLDRTVTIVEAGMPSAMLSLALAITYDLDIKVTAACIFLSTALSIISLTILILLV; encoded by the coding sequence ATGAACTCCTATGAAACCATTCTGGCCATTGTGGTGATGATCATCATCGGCTACATATGCCGTAGATTCGATTTTTTAAAGGCGGAAGATACCCAGACCCTGAATAAAATCGTGGTAAACATAGCCATCCCTGCCTTGATCTTCCTGGCCATGTACCAGGCCGACCTATCCCATATGAAAACATTTGGGACCATTACCCTCACCTGTATCACCATGGGGTTGATATCGGGGATAATAGCTTATATTTTCACCTACTTCCAGGGTTACTCTACCAAAACAAGATGGGGAGTGGTGGCAGCATCCACCCTCTTCAACTCCGGATTTTTAGGCTATCCGGTTACTCTAGGAGTTTTTGGAACTGCAGGACTGGTGAGGGCAGTATTTTACGATGTAGGTTCCACCATACTCTTCATATCCTTCGGAATTTTCTTCCTGGTGATGTATGGCGGCCGGTACCAGGATATCCTCAAGCGTTCCGTCCTGTTCCCCCCGTTACTGGCAGTTATCCTGGGGATAGTTGCCAATTTACTACACGCCCCTTTGGGGTCGGTGATTCCCAGTGTCCTTGGTTACCTCAGTGGTGCGGCCATACCATTGATAATGTTGTCTTTAGGTCTGTCGCTGGAATTTAGGGGTATTAAAGAGTATTTTGGGGTGGCATCCTTTGTTTCCCTGCTTAAACTGGTCATATCTCCCTTAATTGCCGTGTTAGTGGTGGGGTTGGTGGGGCTTACTGGTCTGGATCGAACCGTGACCATTGTGGAGGCGGGTATGCCTTCGGCAATGCTCAGTCTGGCTCTGGCCATCACCTACGACCTGGATATAAAGGTAACTGCGGCCTGTATATTCCTGAGCACAGCACTCAGCATAATCTCACTCACCATTCTCATTCTGTTGGTATGA
- a CDS encoding DNA alkylation repair protein yields MNYREIIQELESLSNPEDVEGMARFGINPQKTYAVRIPDLRRIARAVGKNHQLAAQLWEAGYRETRILACMVEDPRKITSEQMDRWVAEFDYWEICDQCCMKLFRMTPLAYEKIFQWSESEEEFTKRAAFALIAVVAVHDKKAPDEKFEQFFPLIIKESTDNRNYVKKAVNWALRHIGKKNSNLNRKAIVVAREIHNIDSKSAKWIASNALNELESNKVQEKLRQ; encoded by the coding sequence ATGAATTACCGTGAAATCATCCAGGAACTTGAATCACTTTCCAACCCAGAGGATGTGGAGGGAATGGCTCGTTTTGGAATCAATCCCCAGAAAACCTATGCTGTCCGCATCCCTGATCTTAGAAGGATTGCCCGGGCAGTGGGCAAAAACCATCAACTGGCAGCACAGCTCTGGGAAGCAGGCTACCGAGAAACCAGGATACTGGCCTGTATGGTGGAAGATCCTCGAAAAATAACCTCAGAACAGATGGATAGGTGGGTGGCCGAATTTGATTACTGGGAGATCTGCGACCAGTGCTGCATGAAACTATTCCGTATGACTCCCCTGGCCTATGAAAAAATATTTCAATGGAGTGAAAGTGAAGAAGAATTCACCAAAAGAGCGGCTTTCGCCCTAATTGCCGTAGTGGCAGTTCATGATAAAAAAGCCCCCGATGAGAAATTTGAACAGTTCTTCCCCCTAATAATCAAAGAATCAACTGATAATCGTAATTATGTGAAAAAAGCTGTAAATTGGGCTTTACGACATATTGGTAAGAAGAACAGTAATTTGAACCGGAAAGCCATTGTCGTTGCCAGGGAAATACATAATATCGATTCTAAAAGTGCTAAATGGATTGCATCTAATGCTTTAAATGAATTGGAGAGTAATAAGGTGCAGGAAAAATTAAGGCAGTAA
- a CDS encoding LRR adjacent yields the protein MRSRKVNILLLLLVVMVVVVAALSYWNSSTSYKETSSSGTFEDQYITFSYPPSLVAVQYTHEDYTLVDFYQSNDTSNFDNYVGNVRFSTSNLTNLQRVYNEGSLGKYESYRTWQGTDTNGPYIFILLGSGDAKVRTLQMDFKSEYQTAYSEILNTLKINKIPA from the coding sequence GTGAGATCTAGGAAAGTAAACATCCTGTTATTGTTGTTGGTTGTGATGGTTGTGGTGGTAGCGGCACTATCCTACTGGAACAGTAGCACTTCATATAAGGAAACAAGTAGCAGCGGGACATTTGAAGACCAGTACATCACCTTCAGTTATCCCCCTTCCCTGGTGGCGGTGCAGTACACCCACGAAGATTACACCCTGGTGGACTTCTACCAATCCAACGATACATCTAATTTTGATAACTACGTTGGAAACGTTCGTTTCTCAACCAGTAATCTGACAAATCTTCAAAGAGTTTATAATGAAGGTTCTCTGGGTAAATATGAATCGTACCGCACCTGGCAAGGAACTGATACCAATGGGCCCTACATATTTATACTGTTGGGATCGGGAGATGCCAAGGTCCGGACTCTGCAGATGGATTTCAAATCAGAATACCAGACTGCCTACAGTGAAATACTAAACACCCTTAAAATAAACAAAATCCCAGCATAA
- the atwA gene encoding methyl coenzyme M reductase system, component A2 — protein MSFIEIRNIKKTFNGIEVLKNLNINVEEGTILGILGKSGSGKSVLINMLRGMKDYRPDEGQIIYNISLCPQCLNVEPPSKQGEICKCGGRFEGHEVDFWNSDRQVFAAIRRRISIMLQRTFALYEDDTVIDNVLKSIQGHDEEESTYMAIDLLDLAQMTHRITHIARDLSGGEKQRVVLARQLAKEPMIFLADEPTGTLDPTTAEFIHQALIEGVKAQGLSMVITSHWPEVMRDLSDEVIWLENGEIIQKGNPEDVVESFMEHVPRPQVSEEFKTGGPIIEVQDVKKHYYSIERGVVKAVDGVSLSVNEGEIYGVVGLSGAGKTTLSRLLYGLTDPSSGHIKVKLGDQWIDMTQKGPLGRGRVKPYLGILHQEYSLYPHRDVLGNLTESISLELPAEFARIKALYVLNAVGFDENYAEKILHKYHDELSGGERHRVAIAQVLIKEPKIVILDEPTGTMDPITRVQVTDSIKKAREELNQTFLIISHDMDFVLDVCDQASIMRGGKILRTGLPSEVIEDLTPKEKNKMLSNGKTA, from the coding sequence ATGTCATTCATTGAGATAAGAAATATTAAAAAAACATTCAATGGCATTGAAGTCCTGAAAAACTTGAATATAAATGTAGAAGAAGGGACAATACTGGGAATTTTAGGTAAAAGTGGTTCTGGAAAATCAGTCCTCATAAACATGCTACGGGGGATGAAAGATTACCGGCCAGATGAAGGTCAGATAATTTATAACATCTCATTATGCCCCCAATGTCTTAATGTGGAACCCCCATCCAAGCAGGGAGAAATCTGTAAATGTGGAGGCCGTTTCGAAGGACACGAAGTGGATTTCTGGAACTCAGACCGCCAGGTATTTGCCGCCATCCGCCGGCGCATTTCCATAATGCTACAGAGAACATTTGCCCTGTACGAAGACGATACTGTGATCGATAACGTCTTAAAATCAATCCAGGGACACGATGAGGAAGAAAGTACCTATATGGCCATTGATCTTCTTGATCTGGCCCAGATGACCCATCGGATCACCCATATTGCCCGTGACCTCAGTGGTGGGGAAAAACAGCGAGTGGTACTGGCCCGACAGCTTGCCAAGGAACCCATGATATTCCTGGCAGACGAACCCACCGGTACCCTGGATCCCACCACGGCCGAGTTCATTCACCAGGCCCTTATCGAAGGGGTGAAAGCCCAGGGTTTAAGTATGGTAATCACCTCCCACTGGCCAGAAGTGATGAGAGACCTCTCCGATGAGGTAATCTGGCTGGAAAACGGAGAAATCATCCAGAAAGGGAACCCCGAAGATGTGGTGGAGAGTTTCATGGAACATGTGCCCCGGCCCCAGGTAAGTGAGGAATTTAAAACTGGTGGCCCCATCATCGAAGTTCAGGATGTAAAAAAGCATTACTACTCCATTGAAAGGGGTGTAGTTAAAGCTGTGGACGGTGTGAGCCTCAGTGTAAATGAAGGTGAAATATACGGAGTGGTGGGCCTTTCTGGAGCCGGTAAAACCACCTTATCACGTTTGTTATATGGTCTGACTGATCCCAGCAGTGGGCATATCAAGGTGAAATTGGGAGACCAATGGATAGACATGACCCAGAAAGGTCCCCTGGGACGTGGGAGAGTGAAGCCCTACCTTGGAATCCTGCATCAGGAGTACAGTCTTTACCCCCATCGTGATGTGCTGGGAAACCTGACTGAATCAATTAGTCTGGAATTACCCGCAGAATTTGCCAGGATAAAAGCATTATATGTTTTAAATGCCGTGGGATTTGACGAAAACTATGCGGAGAAGATACTCCACAAATACCATGATGAGTTGAGTGGAGGGGAACGCCACCGGGTGGCCATAGCCCAGGTGCTGATCAAGGAACCGAAAATCGTGATTTTGGATGAACCCACCGGTACCATGGACCCCATTACCAGGGTTCAGGTTACCGATTCCATCAAAAAAGCACGTGAAGAACTGAATCAAACTTTCCTTATAATATCCCACGATATGGACTTTGTACTGGATGTTTGTGACCAGGCCTCCATTATGAGGGGAGGTAAAATCCTTAGAACCGGCCTACCTTCGGAAGTTATTGAAGATCTCACTCCCAAGGAGAAAAATAAAATGTTAAGTAATGGTAAAACTGCTTAA
- a CDS encoding DUF134 domain-containing protein, with the protein MARPRRFRRISEEPQIRCFKPERDDLDSLKPIEILIDEFEAIRLRDYHDIQQKRSAEIMGVSQPTFHRILTSARKKIAEALINGNTIVIIGDQMIIYQCNDCGFQWQHPRKEYEQCPDCGSKNINITKKDEYSETSPDSILERRSYGGGGIGAGPPPVCKCPHCGYEAPKTRSVPCSNTKCPKCDTPLCGTP; encoded by the coding sequence ATGGCCCGACCAAGAAGATTTAGAAGAATTTCTGAAGAACCCCAAATACGGTGTTTCAAACCTGAAAGGGATGATTTAGACTCTTTAAAACCTATTGAAATATTAATCGATGAATTTGAAGCTATCCGGCTAAGAGACTATCACGACATCCAGCAGAAAAGATCAGCCGAGATAATGGGAGTTTCACAACCCACATTTCACCGTATATTAACTTCTGCCCGGAAAAAAATAGCAGAGGCATTGATCAATGGGAATACAATCGTTATAATTGGAGACCAGATGATTATTTACCAGTGCAATGACTGTGGATTCCAGTGGCAACATCCCCGTAAGGAGTACGAACAGTGCCCGGACTGTGGATCAAAAAACATTAACATCACTAAAAAGGATGAATATTCTGAAACTTCCCCTGATTCCATCCTGGAGCGGAGATCATACGGAGGAGGTGGAATTGGTGCAGGACCCCCACCAGTTTGCAAATGTCCCCACTGCGGGTACGAAGCCCCTAAAACACGATCAGTCCCCTGCAGCAATACCAAATGCCCTAAATGTGATACACCCCTTTGTGGGACTCCTTAA
- a CDS encoding PAS domain S-box protein, translating into MAKILLVEDEMVEAMSTAKNLQSMGYQVVAVASYGEEAIGKANELKPDIILMDIILKGSMDGIEVARAISKLEIPVIYITAIPDDATINRALLSAPYGYLIKPLDDFKLKISIEVALYKKLMEDKLKQSQENYYQTIFENTGAANIIVEENKLISLVNTEFSSLTGYSKEETEGKIDWTQVFHQDDRERMEEYHRLRRINPHHAPRNYEAKLIGKDNSVKYVYLTVAMIPDTQKSMISVLDMTELQKSKKAIEESREKFKSIFENAAEAILLFDCEGNVVEVNTKFEEVFGFSKDEIIGKNFMAIVSLIEKEYEAAKSFFNGLLSGKELKQVQLVVRNKYGKEVIFRARPSIIKNKCGINGVLLIMEDITGLKIVETSLKNSLEEKEVLLREIHHRVKNNLQIISSLLSLQRIRVEDAETASILWECQGRVRTMAMIHENLYQSKNMGNIHFGNYVNKLLEDIFNSYRVDKRSITLNTDIASGEMGIETAMPCGLIINELASNSIKHAFPQGTGNIKVELESDNGFYVLKVADNGIGLPENTDPKKSKKLGLLVVRTLVNQLNGEMEIDRTRGTQYTIKFQELYYEK; encoded by the coding sequence TTGGCAAAAATTCTTTTGGTGGAAGATGAAATGGTGGAGGCCATGAGTACCGCAAAAAACCTCCAGTCCATGGGTTACCAGGTGGTGGCGGTAGCATCCTATGGTGAGGAAGCCATTGGAAAGGCCAATGAACTAAAACCAGATATTATTCTGATGGATATCATCTTGAAAGGCTCCATGGACGGGATAGAGGTAGCCCGGGCTATTTCAAAACTGGAAATACCAGTTATATACATCACTGCCATTCCGGATGATGCCACCATAAACCGGGCCCTTCTCAGTGCCCCCTACGGTTACTTAATCAAACCCCTTGATGACTTTAAGCTAAAAATATCCATAGAAGTAGCTCTTTATAAGAAGTTAATGGAAGATAAACTTAAACAATCCCAGGAGAATTATTACCAAACTATTTTTGAAAATACTGGTGCTGCAAACATAATTGTGGAAGAAAACAAATTAATTTCCCTGGTAAACACAGAATTTTCTTCCTTAACTGGTTATTCCAAAGAAGAAACTGAGGGTAAAATAGATTGGACCCAAGTTTTCCACCAGGATGACCGGGAAAGAATGGAAGAATATCACCGTCTGCGCCGGATTAACCCCCATCATGCCCCCCGTAACTACGAGGCCAAATTAATTGGTAAAGATAATTCGGTTAAGTACGTTTATCTTACGGTGGCCATGATCCCCGACACCCAGAAGAGTATGATCTCTGTTCTGGACATGACTGAATTACAGAAATCTAAAAAAGCCATTGAAGAATCAAGGGAGAAGTTTAAAAGCATATTTGAAAATGCAGCTGAAGCTATTCTCCTATTTGATTGTGAAGGTAACGTTGTAGAAGTGAATACTAAATTTGAAGAAGTTTTTGGATTTAGCAAGGATGAAATCATTGGAAAGAACTTCATGGCCATTGTCTCCTTGATAGAAAAGGAGTATGAGGCAGCAAAGTCATTTTTCAATGGTTTACTTTCAGGAAAGGAATTAAAACAGGTTCAACTGGTGGTTAGGAATAAATATGGAAAAGAAGTGATCTTCCGGGCCAGGCCATCCATTATAAAAAATAAATGTGGAATTAATGGTGTTTTATTAATTATGGAAGATATCACCGGACTAAAAATTGTAGAAACCAGTCTTAAAAATTCTTTAGAAGAAAAAGAAGTTTTATTAAGGGAAATTCACCACAGGGTGAAGAATAATCTGCAGATCATATCCAGTCTTCTGAGTTTGCAGCGAATCCGGGTAGAAGATGCGGAAACCGCCTCTATATTATGGGAATGCCAGGGGAGAGTCCGGACCATGGCCATGATCCACGAAAACCTGTACCAGTCCAAGAACATGGGCAATATACACTTTGGAAACTATGTAAATAAACTCTTAGAGGATATATTCAATTCTTATCGTGTGGATAAAAGATCCATCACCTTAAACACGGATATTGCCAGTGGAGAGATGGGTATTGAAACCGCCATGCCCTGTGGTCTCATAATCAATGAACTGGCATCCAACAGCATCAAACATGCCTTCCCTCAGGGAACTGGTAATATTAAGGTGGAATTAGAATCAGATAATGGGTTTTACGTCCTCAAAGTTGCCGATAATGGAATTGGCTTGCCAGAAAACACTGATCCAAAAAAATCCAAGAAACTGGGTTTACTGGTGGTCCGTACACTGGTGAATCAATTAAACGGGGAAATGGAGATTGACCGCACCAGAGGCACCCAATATACCATCAAGTTTCAGGAACTGTATTACGAAAAATAA
- a CDS encoding TspO/MBR family protein, with product MENFNLREVPRLIASILIVFFSGAVGSLATFPEITTWYAALAKPAWTPPNEWFGPIWTTLYILIGIALFLVWRQGWDRRDVRFAIGIFAVQLVLNILWSLVFFGLHSILGGFIIIFLLWIAILANLVAFYVLSKPAGLLFVPYIIWVSIASYLNYSVMLLN from the coding sequence ATGGAAAATTTTAATTTGAGGGAAGTTCCTCGCTTAATTGCTTCTATATTGATAGTTTTCTTTTCCGGTGCAGTGGGGAGTCTGGCCACTTTCCCGGAGATAACCACTTGGTACGCTGCACTGGCCAAACCAGCCTGGACCCCACCTAATGAGTGGTTTGGACCCATATGGACCACTCTTTACATCTTAATTGGAATAGCACTTTTCCTGGTGTGGAGACAGGGGTGGGACCGGCGCGATGTGCGGTTTGCCATAGGAATATTTGCAGTGCAACTGGTACTGAACATCCTGTGGTCACTGGTGTTTTTCGGATTGCACTCCATATTGGGCGGATTTATAATAATATTCTTACTGTGGATAGCCATACTGGCTAACCTGGTGGCATTCTACGTTCTATCCAAACCAGCCGGACTCCTATTTGTTCCCTACATAATCTGGGTTAGTATTGCATCCTATCTAAACTACAGTGTGATGTTATTGAACTAA
- a CDS encoding pyridoxamine 5'-phosphate oxidase family protein translates to MDILKIPTMEKEEYDRFISEEYVSRIAFKGDYPYIAPFLYVFKGKNIYFLSTRYGKKVELFRSNPQVAVEIENYSPDLAQYRFVTLQGKIDEVDQEEEKLQVREMFVDLIKNKDLSPNILAALGHSPQDPLESLIHSEKSVVWKLVEVKEIVALKNS, encoded by the coding sequence TTGGATATTTTGAAAATTCCGACCATGGAAAAGGAAGAGTACGATAGATTTATCTCTGAGGAGTACGTGAGTAGAATTGCCTTTAAGGGAGATTATCCCTACATTGCCCCATTTTTGTATGTTTTTAAGGGGAAAAATATCTACTTCCTCAGTACCCGGTACGGTAAAAAGGTGGAACTTTTCAGGAGCAACCCCCAGGTGGCAGTGGAGATTGAAAATTACAGTCCGGACCTTGCACAGTACCGTTTTGTGACACTGCAGGGTAAGATAGATGAAGTTGACCAGGAGGAGGAGAAGCTCCAAGTAAGGGAGATGTTCGTGGATCTAATAAAAAACAAAGATCTCTCCCCTAATATATTGGCGGCCCTAGGTCACTCCCCCCAAGACCCCCTGGAATCATTAATCCATAGTGAAAAATCAGTGGTGTGGAAACTGGTGGAGGTAAAGGAGATAGTGGCCCTTAAAAATTCATGA
- a CDS encoding rhodanese-like domain-containing protein, with the protein MKLIKSEGIAHHSYFIEATGRAIVVDPRRDVDIYLKMAETTGLDITHIFETHRNEDYVIGSLELAQATGAEIFHGKNLEFAYGTPVSEGNTFKFGNAELEILETPGHTPESISLVLRDKNVSDAAQMVFAGDLIFAGETGRIDLLGEDKKKKMAGLLYDSIFQKIIPLGDETILCPAHGAGSICGADIREQDYTTLGYERKTNPQLQCTSREEFIQMKVAEELYTPPYFRKMEFFNQNGAPLLGRLPYLRALTPKILKKMKNEGVQIVDVRKPTSFGGAHLPGSLNIWREGVPAFAGWFLNYQDPIILVDDQDHNWDEVRQALVRLGFDNIYGYLAGGFPNWYLHAEKIETLKLWSVQQLKENLKDDFFLLDGRMIDDRQEGYIEGSHHIYTGEVPVRISEIPRDHPVVVYCDSGFKSTLICSYLKGEGFTDLTTVLGSMTAWKQAGYPVVKD; encoded by the coding sequence GTGAAACTGATAAAATCAGAGGGGATAGCCCACCATTCTTATTTTATTGAGGCCACTGGTCGGGCTATAGTGGTTGATCCACGACGCGACGTGGATATCTACCTTAAAATGGCAGAAACAACGGGATTGGACATAACCCATATTTTTGAAACCCACCGCAACGAAGATTACGTTATCGGCTCCCTGGAACTGGCCCAGGCCACCGGGGCAGAGATATTCCATGGGAAAAATCTGGAATTTGCCTACGGAACCCCGGTAAGTGAAGGGAACACCTTCAAGTTTGGGAATGCTGAGCTAGAAATATTGGAAACACCAGGACACACACCTGAAAGCATATCACTGGTTTTAAGGGATAAAAATGTGTCTGATGCTGCTCAGATGGTGTTTGCCGGGGATTTGATCTTCGCCGGGGAAACCGGGCGTATAGACCTTTTAGGGGAAGATAAAAAGAAAAAAATGGCGGGTTTACTCTACGACAGTATCTTCCAGAAGATCATACCCCTGGGGGACGAAACCATTCTGTGCCCGGCACATGGGGCGGGTTCCATCTGCGGGGCAGATATACGTGAACAAGATTACACCACCCTGGGCTACGAGAGGAAAACCAATCCCCAGTTACAATGCACCAGTAGGGAAGAGTTCATTCAGATGAAAGTGGCAGAAGAACTTTACACCCCACCCTACTTTAGGAAGATGGAGTTTTTTAACCAGAATGGAGCTCCATTACTGGGTAGACTACCTTATCTTCGGGCATTGACCCCTAAAATCCTGAAAAAAATGAAAAATGAAGGCGTACAGATAGTGGATGTCCGTAAACCCACCAGCTTTGGTGGGGCACACCTCCCTGGCAGTTTAAATATATGGCGTGAGGGTGTTCCGGCCTTTGCTGGCTGGTTTTTGAATTACCAGGACCCCATTATTCTGGTGGATGATCAGGACCATAACTGGGATGAGGTTCGCCAGGCGCTGGTTAGGCTGGGCTTTGACAATATTTACGGTTACTTGGCTGGTGGTTTCCCTAACTGGTACCTCCATGCCGAGAAGATTGAAACTCTGAAGCTCTGGAGTGTGCAGCAGTTAAAAGAAAATTTAAAGGATGATTTTTTCCTTCTGGACGGGCGTATGATAGATGACCGGCAGGAAGGCTACATAGAAGGATCCCACCACATATACACTGGTGAGGTGCCCGTGAGGATATCAGAAATCCCCCGTGACCATCCAGTGGTGGTTTACTGTGACTCTGGATTTAAATCAACCCTGATATGCAGTTACCTTAAAGGGGAAGGTTTCACTGATCTGACCACTGTCCTGGGTAGTATGACTGCTTGGAAACAGGCGGGTTACCCTGTGGTAAAGGATTAA
- a CDS encoding ATP-binding cassette domain-containing protein, translated as MEYIIETQDISKKYDDFTAVNGVNLKVPKNSVYGVLGPNGAGKTTLISMLCTILHPTSGTATVNGYDVRKQPKEVRESIGIVFQSRALDDMLTGREHLEMHASLYGVPKDVRQTRIDEILDLIALGKKADEFVKTYSGGMKRRLEIGRGLIHHPKVLFLDEPTLGLDPQTRESIWEYIKELNQHQDVSVLMTTHYMEEADRLCDEISIINQGHIITSDSPRNLKRELKADTITMQVDKLEEFTRLVEKLDFVKETYVMDSEIKLLVERGENLVAELVNFANKHEIFVYSIELEHPNLEDVFLKYTGRTIQEEG; from the coding sequence ATGGAATACATTATCGAGACCCAGGATATATCCAAAAAATATGATGATTTCACGGCAGTCAACGGTGTGAATCTTAAAGTACCTAAAAATAGTGTTTACGGGGTATTAGGGCCTAACGGGGCGGGTAAAACCACACTGATATCCATGTTGTGTACCATTCTCCATCCCACCAGTGGAACCGCCACCGTCAATGGGTATGATGTCAGGAAACAGCCCAAAGAGGTTAGGGAATCTATTGGGATTGTTTTCCAGTCCCGAGCACTGGATGACATGCTCACTGGCCGTGAACACCTGGAAATGCATGCCTCACTCTACGGTGTGCCCAAAGACGTCCGTCAGACGCGTATTGATGAGATACTGGATCTCATTGCCCTGGGTAAGAAGGCCGATGAATTCGTTAAAACCTACTCTGGGGGTATGAAACGCCGCCTGGAAATAGGCCGGGGACTCATACACCATCCTAAAGTGCTTTTTTTAGATGAACCAACCCTGGGACTGGACCCCCAGACCCGGGAGAGTATATGGGAATATATCAAGGAGTTAAACCAGCATCAGGATGTCTCGGTGCTGATGACCACCCATTACATGGAAGAGGCGGACCGGTTGTGTGATGAGATATCCATAATCAACCAGGGACATATCATAACCTCGGATTCGCCCCGCAACCTGAAACGAGAGCTTAAGGCGGACACTATTACCATGCAGGTGGACAAACTGGAAGAATTCACCAGGCTGGTGGAGAAACTGGACTTTGTAAAGGAAACCTACGTTATGGATTCGGAGATCAAGCTCCTGGTGGAGAGGGGGGAGAACCTGGTGGCGGAGCTGGTGAACTTCGCCAATAAACATGAGATCTTCGTTTACTCCATAGAACTGGAACACCCCAACCTGGAGGATGTGTTCCTGAAGTACACCGGTAGAACCATCCAGGAGGAGGGGTAA
- a CDS encoding ABC transporter permease, giving the protein MAELEGIYTIWLRENKKFLRYRSRIVTSVVTPLLWLLIFGTGLGSAMRFGNIAGGYQAFIYPGIIAQTILFTSVFSGLSVIQDRQFGFLKEILVAPISRPAIVMGKAIGISTTALIQGVILLLLSFVVSVPMDVYILLGSILVIIIISLGLSGLGLLIASFTDSMEGFNLIMSFIVMPIFLLSGALFPITGLPSWLQVAVYANPLTYGVDALRGIILHQSVLPVYLDVIIIAVFALVMILISSLIFSKKEQSLM; this is encoded by the coding sequence ATGGCGGAACTGGAGGGAATCTACACTATCTGGCTCAGGGAGAACAAGAAATTCCTGCGCTACCGTTCACGTATTGTCACTTCGGTGGTAACTCCCCTGTTGTGGCTCTTGATATTCGGAACCGGCCTGGGATCAGCCATGCGGTTCGGGAACATAGCCGGTGGTTACCAGGCCTTCATCTATCCTGGAATCATTGCCCAGACCATCCTCTTCACCTCGGTATTCTCCGGGCTTTCGGTGATACAGGACCGGCAATTCGGATTCTTAAAGGAGATACTGGTGGCACCCATTTCTCGTCCAGCCATTGTCATGGGAAAGGCCATTGGAATCAGTACCACGGCCCTTATCCAGGGAGTTATACTACTGCTCTTGTCCTTCGTGGTCAGTGTCCCCATGGACGTGTACATTCTCCTGGGATCAATCCTGGTTATAATCATCATATCCCTGGGACTTTCTGGGCTGGGACTTCTGATTGCATCCTTCACCGACAGTATGGAGGGGTTCAACCTCATAATGAGCTTCATTGTAATGCCCATATTCCTCCTCAGTGGAGCACTGTTCCCCATAACCGGACTTCCCAGCTGGTTACAGGTAGCAGTCTATGCCAATCCCCTGACCTACGGGGTGGATGCCCTGAGGGGTATAATTCTGCACCAGTCAGTGCTGCCTGTATATCTGGATGTCATTATAATCGCGGTATTTGCTTTAGTGATGATCTTGATATCCTCGTTGATCTTCAGCAAAAAAGAGCAGAGTTTGATGTAA